A genomic region of Methanofollis fontis contains the following coding sequences:
- a CDS encoding ATP-binding response regulator: MNPQEKPVILIVEDDAILSTLTKTMLTRMGYEVSGCESNVQDAFKHVVQYAPDLVLMDINLGTKFDGIDGANYIYHSFNTPVVFLTGNIDMEVLERAKSAEPFGYVTKPFTKEGICATIEVAYNAFLMNNPEMSKNRRKVLDKMASDDAYILINETGTIIFMNPYAERITGASYAKAFLVNIVHVLTMKDRQSPVRFGKATLLQDLLTAAMLKQTYTVTVTSRSGKTKNARLTVSQIKDRQDRGIGYIVGLEEILGRMMM, from the coding sequence ATGAATCCCCAGGAAAAACCCGTTATTCTGATAGTCGAGGATGATGCCATCCTCTCGACCCTCACGAAGACCATGCTCACGCGGATGGGATATGAGGTGAGCGGATGCGAATCGAATGTTCAGGATGCCTTCAAGCATGTGGTTCAGTATGCCCCTGATCTCGTGCTGATGGATATCAATCTCGGAACGAAGTTCGACGGTATCGACGGTGCAAATTACATCTATCACAGTTTCAATACGCCGGTCGTCTTCCTGACCGGGAACATCGATATGGAGGTTCTTGAACGGGCAAAGAGTGCGGAACCGTTCGGCTACGTCACAAAACCCTTCACCAAGGAGGGGATCTGCGCCACAATCGAGGTTGCTTACAACGCTTTTCTGATGAATAATCCTGAAATGAGTAAAAATCGTCGGAAAGTGCTGGATAAGATGGCAAGCGATGACGCCTATATCCTGATCAATGAGACGGGGACGATCATCTTCATGAACCCCTATGCCGAGCGGATCACCGGTGCGTCGTACGCAAAGGCCTTTCTGGTCAATATCGTGCACGTCCTGACGATGAAGGACCGGCAGTCGCCGGTGCGGTTCGGGAAGGCGACACTCCTCCAGGACCTCCTGACCGCCGCCATGCTCAAACAGACCTATACCGTCACCGTCACCTCAAGAAGCGGCAAGACCAAAAATGCCCGGTTGACGGTGTCGCAGATCAAGGACCGGCAGGACCGGGGCATCGGTTATATCGTCGGCCTTGAGGAGATTCTCGGCCGGATGATGATGTAA
- a CDS encoding DUF1786 domain-containing protein has protein sequence MSDRRILAVDVGRGTQDILIYDPDIPAENSFRLVLPSPTVIVGNAIRSAAQVGRPVHLEGTCMGGGGSVSAVMAAIGAGLSVTASPEAAPTIHDDPERVQRMGVRVTDEPAAGAMRVRTGDYMEEEIRTALSLFGVTYPEQVAVAVQDHGYSPKVSNRLHRFEVFRDLLESGDRDLYALAPDPPHPSMTRMQAVLSGAPGALVTDTGPAAAIGALLDPWVAERAGGGITIVNAGNGHTLCFTLRGTCVCGMFEHHTAALDTPTLKGLIRRLQEGTLTNREVFDDGGHGAAMYEAVGQTPVAVTGPNRRRLLPDAWQAAAYGDMMLTGSFGLVEIWKKRRDG, from the coding sequence ATGAGCGACCGCCGCATTCTTGCCGTGGACGTCGGGAGGGGAACACAGGACATCCTGATCTATGATCCCGATATCCCGGCAGAAAACTCCTTCAGGCTCGTCCTCCCCTCCCCGACCGTCATCGTCGGGAATGCGATCCGGAGCGCCGCACAGGTCGGTCGGCCCGTCCACCTGGAGGGGACGTGCATGGGCGGCGGTGGAAGCGTCTCTGCGGTGATGGCGGCGATCGGTGCCGGTCTTTCGGTGACGGCGTCTCCTGAGGCCGCACCGACCATCCACGACGATCCTGAACGGGTGCAGAGGATGGGCGTCAGGGTCACGGACGAACCGGCTGCAGGTGCGATGCGGGTGCGGACCGGCGACTATATGGAGGAGGAGATCCGGACGGCCCTCTCACTGTTCGGCGTCACCTATCCTGAACAGGTGGCGGTGGCGGTGCAGGACCATGGATACTCGCCGAAGGTCTCCAACCGCCTCCACCGCTTCGAAGTCTTCAGGGATCTCCTCGAGTCCGGAGACCGGGACCTCTATGCCCTCGCCCCCGACCCCCCCCATCCCTCGATGACCAGGATGCAGGCAGTGCTCTCCGGCGCCCCCGGAGCGCTCGTCACCGACACCGGTCCGGCGGCGGCGATCGGCGCCCTCCTGGATCCCTGGGTTGCAGAACGGGCAGGAGGCGGCATTACCATTGTGAATGCCGGCAACGGTCACACCCTCTGTTTCACCCTCCGTGGCACCTGCGTCTGCGGGATGTTTGAGCACCACACCGCCGCACTCGATACACCGACACTGAAGGGGCTCATCCGCCGTCTTCAGGAGGGAACGCTCACGAACCGGGAGGTCTTCGATGACGGTGGGCACGGCGCCGCCATGTATGAAGCGGTTGGACAGACGCCGGTTGCCGTCACCGGACCGAACCGGCGTCGTCTCCTCCCTGATGCATGGCAGGCGGCTGCATATGGAGACATGATGCTTACCGGGAGTTTTGGACTAGTGGAAATCTGGAAAAAAAGAAGGGACGGATGA